The Geothrix sp. genome window below encodes:
- a CDS encoding bifunctional UDP-4-keto-pentose/UDP-xylose synthase has translation MKVLILGVNGFIGSHLVDRIMQDTDWEVYGLDLSAHKVAEHLPNPRFHFVEGDVTISKEWIEYHIKKCDVVLPLVAIATPKVYVTDPLRVFELDFEENLRVVRQCVKYKKRVVFPSTSEVYGMCPDAEFDEHESPLVTGPIPMNRWIYSTSKQLLDRVIWAYGFQQGLKFTLFRPFNWMGPKLDSLNTAKEGSSRLVTQFSWNLFNGEPLNLVDGGHAHRCFCDVSDAMDGLMSILRNEGGKADGGIFNIGNPANDYSVREIAEMMIAIWKDHPFRIERGIPEGRTVETSSGEFYGKGYQDVARRTPSIKRMQSTFGFDPKVSMKDSLKKAMDFFVEEHKALEKVVETEN, from the coding sequence GTGAAAGTCCTGATTCTCGGCGTCAATGGTTTCATCGGGTCCCATTTGGTGGACCGCATCATGCAGGACACGGACTGGGAGGTCTATGGCCTGGATCTCAGCGCCCATAAGGTGGCTGAGCATCTGCCCAACCCGCGCTTCCACTTCGTGGAGGGCGATGTGACCATCTCCAAGGAGTGGATCGAGTACCACATCAAGAAGTGCGATGTGGTGCTGCCCCTGGTGGCCATCGCCACCCCCAAGGTCTATGTGACCGATCCCCTGCGCGTGTTCGAGTTGGACTTCGAGGAGAACCTCCGCGTGGTCCGCCAGTGCGTGAAATACAAGAAGCGCGTGGTGTTCCCCAGCACCTCCGAGGTCTACGGCATGTGCCCCGACGCGGAGTTCGACGAGCATGAGTCGCCCCTGGTGACGGGTCCCATTCCCATGAACCGCTGGATCTACAGCACCAGCAAGCAGCTCCTCGACCGCGTGATCTGGGCCTACGGTTTCCAGCAGGGCCTGAAGTTCACGCTCTTCCGCCCCTTCAACTGGATGGGCCCCAAGCTCGACAGCCTGAACACCGCCAAGGAGGGCAGCAGCCGCCTGGTGACTCAGTTCAGCTGGAACCTCTTCAACGGTGAGCCCCTGAATCTGGTGGACGGCGGCCACGCGCACCGCTGCTTCTGCGATGTCAGCGACGCCATGGACGGCCTCATGTCCATCCTGCGCAACGAAGGTGGCAAGGCCGACGGCGGCATCTTCAACATCGGGAACCCGGCCAACGACTACAGCGTGCGCGAGATCGCCGAGATGATGATCGCCATCTGGAAGGACCATCCCTTCCGCATCGAGCGCGGCATTCCCGAAGGCCGCACGGTGGAGACCAGCAGCGGCGAGTTCTACGGCAAGGGCTACCAGGATGTGGCCCGCCGCACCCCCAGCATCAAGCGCATGCAGAGCACCTTCGGATTCGATCCCAAGGTGTCCATGAAGGATTCGCTGAAGAAGGCCATGGACTTCTTCGTCGAGGAGCACAAGGCACTGGAGAAGGTCGTCGAGACCGAGAACTAG
- a CDS encoding MmcQ/YjbR family DNA-binding protein, whose protein sequence is MPKPPPFSRPVTALRKAALAFPETTEDHPWGECAFKVKGKVFLFLSTGDARLSLSMKLPQSNGFALLLPFTKPTGYGLGKSGWITATFPLGETIPLPLLLDWLEESFFAVAPKRVSAILAAKARPAALRSRR, encoded by the coding sequence ATGCCCAAGCCCCCTCCGTTTTCTCGACCCGTGACCGCCCTCCGGAAAGCGGCCCTGGCCTTCCCCGAGACCACGGAGGACCACCCCTGGGGCGAGTGCGCCTTCAAGGTGAAGGGGAAGGTGTTCCTCTTCCTGTCCACGGGCGACGCCAGGCTCTCCCTTTCCATGAAGCTGCCCCAGTCGAACGGCTTCGCCCTCCTTCTGCCCTTCACCAAGCCCACGGGCTACGGCCTCGGCAAAAGCGGATGGATCACGGCCACCTTCCCGCTGGGAGAAACGATCCCCCTGCCCTTGTTGCTGGACTGGCTCGAGGAGAGCTTCTTCGCCGTGGCGCCCAAGCGCGTATCGGCAATCCTGGCGGCGAAGGCCCGCCCCGCGGCGCTCCGGAGCAGGCGATAA
- a CDS encoding class II aldolase/adducin family protein: protein MDASGPLRDLPHDLLEACRRLHAGRLLAASDGNLSLRLADGRIAMTPSGVPKAKVRLEDLAYLALDGTILSGRPSSERAMHLAIYRAVPEARAIVHAHPPTAIAWSLARPELRELPSDGLPEVILAAGRIPIVSMAIPGTEAMGSNLLPFLPDHRLMILARHGGLCWGEQLDEAVGGIERLEQVAEILWKAEALGGAKRLEPADLDELRALRAKLGPRII from the coding sequence ATGGATGCTTCCGGCCCCCTTCGCGATCTCCCCCACGACCTCCTCGAGGCCTGCCGCCGCCTCCACGCAGGCCGCCTGCTGGCGGCTTCCGACGGCAACCTGTCCCTGCGGCTGGCCGACGGCCGCATCGCCATGACACCCAGTGGCGTGCCCAAGGCGAAGGTGAGGCTGGAGGACCTGGCCTACCTGGCCCTCGACGGCACCATCCTCTCGGGCCGCCCCAGCAGCGAGCGCGCCATGCACCTGGCCATCTACCGCGCCGTGCCGGAAGCCAGGGCCATCGTCCACGCCCACCCGCCCACCGCCATCGCCTGGTCGCTGGCGCGGCCCGAGCTGAGGGAGCTGCCTTCGGATGGCTTGCCGGAAGTCATCCTCGCCGCGGGCCGCATCCCCATCGTGTCCATGGCCATCCCCGGCACCGAGGCCATGGGCTCGAACCTCCTGCCCTTCCTGCCCGACCATCGCCTGATGATCCTGGCCCGCCACGGCGGCCTGTGCTGGGGCGAGCAGCTGGACGAGGCCGTGGGCGGCATCGAGCGGCTGGAACAGGTGGCCGAGATCCTCTGGAAGGCCGAAGCCCTGGGCGGCGCCAAGCGCCTGGAACCCGCCGACCTGGACGAACTCCGAGCGCTTCGGGCCAAGCTGGGGCCTAGGATCATCTAA
- a CDS encoding glycosyltransferase family 9 protein, with translation MIPSGAHWLRLPRFVGDAVLMHQAAAPLIAAGLPLVAWGPAATVELFEGAEGYAGAVADPPGKTGLREGVRLLRAHRPASVLALAKSLRAPAAAFLARVPRRVGCGDGGASLLLTASLKYWDRDDHSLDRYRDIVKCGYPELGPAAFLPFHPRQASVEAVVEQRRRQGFEVAPYLAFAIGAAAGAKRLGLDLLVDLARRALGAGYRIVVLGGPGDDVIWGARLKEQVPEVLNLTAQLPWSQSAAWLAGATAVLANDSGLAHLAAACGVPVVAVFGPTIPRHTAPRGPQVTVLRKEDLACLECQQWHCPLPDHPCMTQLPAEHIWAALEAHAATRQVPRQVLPAPEAP, from the coding sequence ATGATTCCCTCCGGCGCCCACTGGCTCCGTCTGCCCCGCTTCGTCGGCGACGCGGTGCTGATGCACCAGGCCGCCGCCCCGCTGATCGCCGCGGGTCTGCCCCTGGTGGCCTGGGGCCCGGCGGCCACGGTGGAACTCTTCGAGGGCGCCGAGGGCTATGCGGGTGCCGTGGCCGATCCCCCGGGAAAGACCGGGCTGCGGGAGGGGGTCCGGCTGCTCCGCGCCCATCGCCCAGCCTCCGTGCTGGCTCTGGCGAAGAGCCTGCGCGCCCCGGCCGCGGCCTTCCTTGCCCGCGTGCCGCGCCGCGTGGGCTGCGGCGATGGCGGCGCCTCGCTCCTGCTGACCGCCAGCTTGAAATACTGGGACCGGGATGACCACTCGCTCGACCGCTACCGGGACATCGTGAAGTGCGGCTATCCCGAGTTGGGGCCGGCGGCTTTCCTGCCCTTCCACCCGCGGCAGGCCAGCGTGGAGGCGGTGGTTGAGCAGCGCCGCCGCCAGGGATTCGAAGTCGCGCCCTATCTCGCGTTCGCCATCGGGGCGGCGGCGGGCGCCAAGCGGCTGGGGCTCGATCTGCTGGTGGATCTGGCGCGGCGGGCCCTGGGAGCTGGGTACCGCATCGTGGTGCTAGGCGGGCCCGGCGACGATGTGATCTGGGGCGCCAGGCTGAAGGAGCAGGTGCCCGAGGTGCTGAACCTCACGGCGCAGCTCCCCTGGTCCCAGAGCGCCGCCTGGCTCGCGGGCGCCACCGCCGTGCTGGCCAACGATTCGGGCCTGGCCCACCTCGCGGCGGCCTGTGGCGTGCCCGTGGTGGCCGTCTTCGGGCCCACCATCCCCCGCCACACGGCCCCCCGGGGGCCCCAGGTGACGGTGCTGCGCAAGGAGGATCTCGCCTGCCTCGAATGCCAGCAGTGGCACTGCCCGCTGCCGGATCACCCCTGCATGACCCAACTGCCCGCAGAACACATCTGGGCCGCCCTTGAAGCCCATGCAGCCACCCGCCAGGTCCCACGCCAAGTCCTGCCCGCCCCGGAGGCCCCATGA
- a CDS encoding DUF1801 domain-containing protein, producing MKKQSVSQGPSASELISERIAELGDWRGETLSRVRKLIQEADPEVVEEWKWMGTPVWSHDGILCTGESYKKAVKLTFIKGASLEDPDHLFNASLDGNARRAIDIREGEEVDASAFKALIRRAVDLNRSGQSKPPKKAKS from the coding sequence ATGAAAAAACAAAGCGTGAGTCAAGGTCCCTCGGCGTCGGAACTCATCTCGGAACGAATCGCCGAGCTTGGGGACTGGCGCGGGGAAACCCTCAGCCGAGTCCGCAAGCTCATCCAGGAGGCCGATCCAGAGGTCGTCGAAGAGTGGAAGTGGATGGGCACGCCGGTCTGGTCGCACGACGGCATCCTCTGCACCGGGGAGTCCTACAAGAAGGCCGTGAAGCTGACCTTCATCAAGGGTGCCTCGCTGGAGGATCCGGACCATCTCTTCAACGCGAGCCTCGATGGAAACGCGCGGCGCGCCATCGACATCCGCGAAGGGGAAGAAGTCGACGCGTCGGCTTTCAAGGCGCTCATCCGCCGAGCGGTCGACCTCAACCGATCCGGCCAGTCGAAGCCCCCGAAGAAAGCGAAGTCCTAG
- a CDS encoding energy transducer TonB has product MLQAQPPARPKVIASNLLIYPVPARSLGISGVVLVSVVTDGSKPVAVDCLSGPPTLVESSLAFVKSWRFVPHKRTEFTVELTYKLVEPPSEEENPESAPTQETLTLFLPARATIQSTIIPNGCAGLEVIVPPRNSFAVLGRSNPPLNSDPACIAFRSLSAPRFLDSAHRPGAGGTAWLF; this is encoded by the coding sequence ATGCTCCAGGCGCAGCCACCGGCCCGCCCGAAGGTTATTGCCTCTAATTTGTTGATCTACCCAGTTCCTGCTCGGTCACTCGGGATTTCAGGTGTTGTTTTGGTCTCGGTAGTTACTGATGGGTCCAAGCCGGTGGCTGTGGATTGCCTGTCGGGACCGCCCACATTAGTTGAATCCTCGTTGGCATTCGTTAAATCGTGGCGGTTTGTTCCCCACAAACGCACTGAGTTCACGGTCGAGCTTACATACAAGCTGGTTGAGCCACCCTCAGAAGAAGAAAACCCAGAGAGCGCTCCCACTCAAGAGACCCTTACCTTATTCCTGCCTGCAAGGGCTACCATTCAATCAACGATCATTCCGAATGGCTGCGCGGGTCTTGAAGTGATAGTGCCCCCAAGAAATAGCTTTGCCGTTCTAGGGCGGTCTAACCCTCCGCTCAACTCGGACCCCGCCTGCATTGCCTTTCGCTCTCTCTCAGCTCCCCGCTTCCTCGACTCCGCTCATCGCCCCGGTGCAGGCGGGACCGCTTGGCTTTTTTAG
- a CDS encoding glycosyltransferase family 39 protein → MTRRERSTLIALWFFLGLLPLLVRPLWEPDEGRYAEIPREMLAAGDWLTPRLNGVLYFEKPPLQYWLSALSMKLFGLNGAAARLPLALASGLMIWAAWRLAKRLGARDPLWAPFMAATGLLAFLVGQVLTLDALFSAFLVAALAAFVEAAAQRKEGQGGLGWTLTAFTFMAGAMLTKGLAQVILMGGILVFSLPFAWKDAALRRAVLRTALDPLGWLLYLGLVVPWFWAVNRANPGHAQFFFIHEHFTRFLTHEHARQGSNNWLLDKLYFVGVLAVGLLPWLSATAVGLKRGWTFLKGRGPQGQDHLARWTVGITALAFCWPLVFFSASGSKLAPYILPAIVPLAALACTFEREGEETAALRRMGKELVLLGGIFLLAAAIFRKDLGGFAWMLALGAGFAGLGLWAHRPKGLTASRLRAAMGAALWLLVWTAQTAAGPGKSVADLLRAAPANAQWISYGTYFQGLPFYARTRVVVVAGTGELAYGRDKLGAEVARWFDEDPATLGPMADRLKQADPSRPVLVMAKAASWKQLGADEKARWEEVARNPAAVVARRR, encoded by the coding sequence ATGACGCGCCGCGAACGCTCCACCCTCATCGCACTCTGGTTCTTCCTCGGCCTGCTGCCCCTTCTGGTACGGCCGCTCTGGGAGCCGGATGAGGGCCGCTATGCGGAGATCCCGCGGGAGATGCTCGCGGCCGGCGACTGGCTGACCCCGCGCCTCAACGGAGTGCTCTACTTCGAGAAACCGCCCCTTCAATACTGGCTATCAGCCCTCAGCATGAAGCTCTTCGGGTTGAACGGCGCTGCGGCGAGGCTGCCCCTGGCCCTGGCTTCAGGCCTCATGATCTGGGCCGCCTGGCGGCTGGCGAAGCGCCTGGGCGCCCGGGATCCCCTGTGGGCGCCCTTCATGGCGGCCACGGGCCTGCTGGCCTTCCTCGTGGGCCAGGTCCTCACCCTCGACGCCCTCTTCAGCGCCTTCCTGGTGGCGGCCCTGGCCGCCTTCGTGGAGGCGGCAGCCCAGCGCAAAGAAGGGCAGGGTGGTCTGGGGTGGACGCTGACCGCCTTCACCTTCATGGCCGGTGCCATGCTGACCAAGGGGTTGGCCCAGGTGATCCTCATGGGCGGCATCCTGGTGTTCTCGCTACCCTTCGCCTGGAAGGATGCCGCGCTCCGCCGGGCCGTGCTGCGCACGGCCCTCGATCCCCTGGGCTGGCTGCTCTACCTCGGCCTGGTGGTGCCCTGGTTCTGGGCTGTCAATCGCGCGAACCCGGGCCATGCCCAGTTCTTCTTCATCCACGAACACTTCACGCGCTTCCTCACCCATGAACACGCCCGCCAGGGCTCGAACAACTGGCTGCTGGACAAGCTCTACTTCGTGGGCGTCCTGGCCGTGGGCCTGCTGCCCTGGCTATCGGCCACGGCCGTGGGGCTGAAGCGCGGCTGGACCTTCCTCAAGGGCCGGGGGCCGCAGGGCCAGGACCACCTGGCCCGCTGGACTGTCGGCATCACCGCACTGGCCTTCTGCTGGCCCCTGGTCTTCTTCAGCGCCTCCGGCTCCAAGCTGGCCCCCTACATCCTGCCGGCCATCGTGCCGCTCGCGGCGCTGGCCTGCACTTTCGAGCGCGAGGGCGAAGAAACCGCCGCCCTGCGCCGCATGGGCAAGGAGCTGGTGCTGCTCGGCGGGATCTTCCTCCTGGCCGCGGCCATCTTCCGCAAGGATCTGGGCGGATTCGCCTGGATGCTGGCCCTCGGCGCCGGCTTCGCGGGCCTCGGCCTCTGGGCCCACCGGCCCAAGGGGCTGACGGCTTCCCGCCTCAGGGCGGCCATGGGGGCAGCCCTGTGGCTGCTGGTCTGGACCGCCCAGACGGCGGCGGGGCCGGGCAAATCCGTGGCCGATCTCCTTCGCGCCGCGCCGGCGAATGCCCAGTGGATCAGCTACGGGACCTACTTCCAGGGGCTGCCTTTCTACGCCCGGACCCGGGTCGTGGTGGTGGCGGGCACGGGCGAGCTGGCCTACGGCCGGGACAAGCTGGGCGCCGAGGTGGCGCGCTGGTTCGACGAAGACCCCGCCACCCTGGGTCCCATGGCCGACCGCCTGAAGCAGGCTGATCCTTCACGCCCCGTCCTGGTGATGGCCAAGGCCGCCAGCTGGAAGCAGCTGGGCGCCGACGAAAAGGCCCGCTGGGAGGAAGTGGCGCGCAATCCCGCGGCTGTGGTGGCCCGGCGGCGCTGA
- a CDS encoding YdeI/OmpD-associated family protein, translating to MLLAATLEPKHRKAWRDWLEHHHAIEKEIWLVFKKAHSGQLTFTYRDALSEAICFGWIDGVRQRIDDEKYAQRFSPRTKTSRWSSINIALAKELEAEGLLSPSGIASLNQARSAQTDSSKPPEPFPPVWFMTAVQADMVALSNFQNLPPSHQRRYVGWVSSAKREDTREKRIAEAVILLKENKRIGLGPGEVRK from the coding sequence ATGTTGCTCGCAGCCACTCTTGAACCCAAACATCGCAAAGCATGGCGCGACTGGCTTGAGCATCACCACGCCATTGAGAAAGAAATTTGGCTGGTTTTTAAAAAGGCACATTCTGGCCAACTCACATTTACATACAGGGATGCTCTATCAGAAGCCATTTGCTTTGGCTGGATTGACGGTGTGCGCCAGCGAATCGACGACGAAAAGTATGCACAGCGATTTTCTCCACGCACCAAAACATCTAGATGGTCTTCGATTAATATTGCACTAGCAAAAGAATTGGAGGCCGAAGGCCTCCTTTCGCCATCAGGGATTGCCTCACTCAATCAGGCAAGGTCCGCCCAAACTGACTCAAGTAAGCCACCCGAACCATTCCCGCCTGTTTGGTTTATGACCGCCGTCCAGGCAGATATGGTCGCATTGAGCAACTTTCAGAACTTGCCTCCATCACATCAGCGTCGATATGTCGGCTGGGTGTCATCCGCCAAGCGCGAAGATACGCGTGAAAAGCGAATCGCTGAAGCAGTCATTCTTCTTAAAGAGAACAAGCGTATCGGCCTGGGTCCAGGGGAAGTGCGAAAATGA
- the mtnA gene encoding S-methyl-5-thioribose-1-phosphate isomerase, giving the protein MNPFESLGLKHDGRTLWVLDQTQLPDAEVWLDGSAPEDMIALIKRLAVRGAPLIGVAAAASLATCAERGATAAEYAAACATLRAARPTAVNLMWAMDRMKAATDPGVEARAIFEEDVRLCEGMAQHGAALIQDGEGILTHCNTGGLATAGIGTALGVIRRAHELGKRIHVFADETRPLLQGGRLTAWELSKLGIPSTLITDSMAALLLRDGKVQRVLVGSDRVAANGDFANKVGTYGLAVQARFHGVPFHPVAPFSTVDLACPNGAAIPIEERDPAEVRGHGRLRWAPEGMAAWNPSFDVTPVDLVTSLVLDRGVYSAGQLRSGVLARVCG; this is encoded by the coding sequence ATGAACCCCTTTGAATCCCTTGGCCTGAAACATGACGGACGCACGCTCTGGGTGCTGGACCAGACGCAGCTCCCGGACGCCGAAGTCTGGCTGGATGGCAGCGCTCCTGAGGACATGATTGCGCTCATCAAGCGCCTGGCCGTGCGGGGGGCGCCTCTCATTGGTGTGGCCGCGGCGGCCAGCCTGGCCACCTGCGCGGAGCGCGGGGCCACCGCGGCCGAGTACGCCGCCGCCTGCGCGACCCTGCGCGCGGCCCGGCCCACGGCCGTGAACCTCATGTGGGCCATGGACCGCATGAAGGCGGCGACTGATCCCGGGGTGGAAGCCCGGGCCATCTTCGAGGAGGATGTGCGACTGTGCGAGGGCATGGCCCAGCACGGCGCCGCCCTCATCCAGGACGGCGAAGGCATCCTCACCCACTGCAACACCGGGGGTCTCGCCACGGCGGGCATCGGCACAGCGCTGGGCGTCATCCGCCGCGCCCACGAGCTGGGCAAGCGCATTCATGTCTTCGCCGACGAGACGCGGCCCCTGCTCCAGGGTGGCCGCCTCACGGCCTGGGAACTGAGCAAGCTGGGCATCCCGTCCACCCTCATCACCGACAGCATGGCGGCCCTGCTCCTGCGCGACGGCAAGGTCCAGCGCGTGCTGGTCGGCTCGGATCGCGTGGCCGCCAACGGCGACTTCGCCAACAAGGTGGGTACCTACGGCCTGGCCGTGCAGGCCCGCTTCCACGGCGTGCCCTTCCATCCCGTGGCCCCCTTCTCCACGGTGGACCTCGCCTGCCCCAACGGCGCCGCCATTCCCATCGAGGAACGCGACCCCGCCGAGGTGCGCGGTCATGGCCGCCTGCGCTGGGCCCCCGAAGGAATGGCCGCGTGGAACCCCAGCTTCGATGTCACCCCGGTGGACCTCGTCACCAGTCTGGTGCTGGATCGCGGCGTCTACAGCGCCGGCCAGCTTCGATCCGGAGTCCTGGCCAGGGTGTGCGGGTAA
- a CDS encoding phospholipid carrier-dependent glycosyltransferase, which yields MDGHLPPPPPLRSRARLADWLRAHAPELLFALLLLAVLPMRDLWAPDEPDFAQCVKEMRLRGDWILPYLNGVPYSEKPILYYWVMKASAGLLDALTGGLGFTQGVAAWALRLPSVLAAVAFLAAFRRWAARFLERGIAMPAALILATTPLWFWQSQFIQIDLLFAALLAWSWFCWLGGYLLLRGQQQEASSDEHRRWFLKAYFWLALAFLAKGPLAPVLSLLLLAAFLLWQRDFAVLRRAGIFAGLGLTLLLVAPWYVAAGLKGGAHYAYELIIFQNFERATKAWDHIHPWWKYGEYLLGDFYPWVLLLPALGLHLRRERSLGDPARRFLLLAFLVPFLFLSAVQSKQGKYLLMGYPFLALLLADLFWRMEGARTRRLGLLLAAGLAVPALVLAAVALGAGGPKMRGQVAPFLGPIRLMALVMVAGTLGTAVQAWRQRAQGLIPVAALALGLLYLVGGTWGFRLLDPAKSYRRWTAAVQPLIAGRQVYYWQTIRSGVMVYTDHLMPELRSAGALERLDPEARLVAQRGEWELDAWGMTPALRDRFEVLLAVPTGGGEILLLKKKP from the coding sequence ATGGACGGACACCTGCCCCCGCCGCCTCCCTTGAGGTCCAGAGCCCGCCTGGCGGACTGGCTGCGTGCCCATGCACCCGAGCTGCTCTTCGCCCTGCTCCTCCTGGCCGTGCTGCCCATGCGCGACCTGTGGGCGCCGGACGAGCCCGACTTCGCCCAGTGCGTGAAGGAGATGCGCCTTCGCGGCGACTGGATCCTGCCCTACCTGAACGGCGTGCCCTACAGCGAAAAGCCGATCCTCTACTACTGGGTGATGAAGGCCTCTGCGGGGCTGCTGGACGCGCTCACGGGCGGTCTGGGCTTCACCCAGGGTGTGGCGGCCTGGGCCTTGCGCCTGCCGTCGGTGCTCGCCGCCGTGGCCTTCCTGGCGGCTTTCCGCCGCTGGGCCGCGCGTTTCCTGGAACGGGGGATCGCCATGCCGGCCGCGCTGATCCTCGCCACCACGCCCCTCTGGTTCTGGCAGAGCCAGTTCATCCAGATCGACCTGCTGTTCGCGGCCCTGCTGGCCTGGAGCTGGTTCTGCTGGCTGGGCGGCTACCTGCTCTTGCGCGGCCAGCAGCAGGAGGCCTCGTCTGATGAGCACCGCCGCTGGTTCCTGAAGGCCTACTTCTGGCTGGCCCTGGCCTTCCTCGCCAAGGGGCCCCTGGCGCCGGTGCTGTCGCTGCTGCTGCTGGCGGCCTTCCTCCTCTGGCAGCGGGATTTCGCCGTGCTCCGCCGCGCGGGCATCTTCGCGGGCCTGGGCCTCACGCTGCTGCTCGTGGCGCCCTGGTATGTGGCCGCCGGACTGAAGGGCGGGGCGCACTACGCCTACGAACTGATCATCTTCCAGAACTTCGAGCGGGCCACGAAGGCCTGGGACCACATCCATCCCTGGTGGAAGTACGGCGAGTACCTCCTCGGGGACTTCTACCCCTGGGTCCTGCTGCTGCCGGCGCTGGGGCTGCATCTGCGGCGGGAGCGGAGCCTGGGCGATCCGGCCCGGCGCTTCCTGCTGCTGGCCTTTCTTGTGCCGTTCCTCTTCCTCAGCGCCGTGCAGAGCAAGCAGGGCAAGTACCTGCTCATGGGCTATCCCTTCCTGGCCCTGCTGCTGGCCGATCTGTTCTGGCGGATGGAGGGTGCCCGCACCCGGCGCCTGGGTCTGCTGCTCGCGGCGGGCCTCGCCGTGCCCGCGCTCGTGCTGGCCGCCGTGGCCCTGGGGGCCGGCGGGCCGAAGATGCGAGGGCAGGTGGCGCCCTTCCTCGGTCCGATCCGCCTCATGGCTCTGGTGATGGTGGCGGGGACGCTCGGGACGGCCGTCCAGGCCTGGCGCCAGCGGGCCCAGGGCCTGATTCCCGTCGCGGCGCTGGCCCTCGGCCTGCTCTACCTGGTGGGGGGGACCTGGGGCTTCCGGCTGCTGGATCCAGCGAAGTCCTACCGCCGCTGGACGGCCGCCGTGCAGCCCCTGATCGCCGGGCGGCAGGTCTACTACTGGCAGACCATCCGCAGCGGCGTCATGGTCTATACGGATCACCTCATGCCTGAGTTGCGCAGCGCCGGGGCCCTGGAGCGGCTGGATCCCGAGGCGCGGCTGGTGGCGCAGCGCGGCGAGTGGGAGCTGGATGCCTGGGGCATGACGCCGGCCCTGCGGGACCGCTTCGAGGTGCTGCTGGCCGTGCCCACGGGTGGCGGCGAGATCCTGCTGCTGAAGAAGAAACCATGA
- a CDS encoding VOC family protein yields the protein MTKITPFLMFNDQLEAAMEFYTATFPASEIRNVARTGKDGPITSAEFVVGGQVFMGYNGGAYFTFSEGFSLYVDCESQAEVDGYWDKLVKAGATPTACGWIKDPFGLSWQIVPRRFMELIADKNPKKVQAVMEAMMTMVKLDVAALEKAYDEA from the coding sequence ATGACCAAAATCACCCCGTTCCTGATGTTCAACGATCAGCTCGAGGCGGCCATGGAGTTCTACACCGCCACCTTCCCGGCCTCCGAAATCAGGAATGTCGCCCGCACCGGCAAGGATGGTCCGATCACTTCCGCCGAATTCGTCGTCGGTGGTCAAGTCTTCATGGGCTACAACGGAGGGGCCTACTTTACATTCTCCGAAGGCTTCTCGCTCTATGTTGACTGCGAGAGCCAGGCTGAAGTCGACGGGTATTGGGACAAACTGGTCAAGGCTGGGGCGACACCTACCGCGTGCGGCTGGATCAAGGATCCCTTCGGTCTCTCATGGCAAATTGTCCCGCGGCGATTCATGGAACTCATTGCCGATAAGAATCCCAAAAAGGTACAGGCGGTGATGGAAGCCATGATGACAATGGTGAAGCTCGATGTGGCGGCACTGGAGAAAGCCTATGATGAGGCGTAA
- a CDS encoding DUF4160 domain-containing protein produces the protein MVLEILLSGGYAVGYEGQIGSIRKLVDSFNGLRIEIFSREHAPPHFHVSKGSIDATFSISDGRYLNGTIGTREKALIEWWFARSHAKLVRIWNETRPSGCQVGPIHISGA, from the coding sequence ATGGTGCTCGAAATCCTCCTCAGTGGCGGGTACGCAGTCGGGTACGAAGGCCAGATTGGCAGTATTCGAAAGCTGGTAGATAGTTTCAACGGGTTGCGAATCGAAATATTCTCTCGCGAACACGCTCCGCCTCACTTCCATGTTTCGAAAGGTAGTATCGATGCCACCTTCTCAATATCAGATGGGCGTTATCTCAACGGAACCATAGGAACCAGAGAGAAGGCACTCATCGAATGGTGGTTCGCTCGTTCTCATGCCAAATTGGTTAGGATCTGGAATGAAACCCGTCCAAGTGGCTGCCAAGTAGGTCCCATCCATATCTCCGGCGCCTAA